GCCACTGTTGCCCGCGGCGATGACGAAGAGCGTGCCGTGCTCGGCGGAGAGCTTGTCGACGGCGGTGGACAGCGGGTCGGTGCCGTCGGAAGCCACGCTCGTGCCGAGGCTCATGTTGACGACCTTGGCGTCCTGGTCGACGGCCCACTGCATGCCCGCGAGGATCCAGGAGTCGTAGCCGCGACCGCTGTTGTCGAGCACCTTGCCCTCGACGAGCTCCGCGCCCGGTGCGACCCCCGCGTACCGGCCCTTCGAGGCGGCCCCGGAACCGGCGATGATCGAGGACACATGGGTGCCGTGACCCTGCATGTCCTGGACGTCGCCCTCCCCGGTGAAGTCCTGGGAAGCGACGACGGCGCTCTTCAGGTCGGGGTGGTCCCGGTCGTAGCCGGTGTCGAGGACGGCGACCCTGGTGCCCTTCCCGGTGATCCCGGCACGATGTGCCCGGTCTGCGCCGATCTGCGGCACGGACCTGTCGAGCGTGGCCCGGACCCGGCCGTCGAGCCAGACCCTGCCGATGCCCTCGGTGCGGGCCCGTGCCTGAGTGCCGAGCTGCTTCCAGACGGTTCCGGCCGACTGCTTCGGCACTTCCAGCGCGGTGGTCTCCGTGGCCCTGAAGGCCGCGGCGAGCCGTGCGCCCTTCGGGGCTTCGGGCGTCCCGGACGCCGAGGGGGCGCTGGCGACGAGGATGCGCAGCGAGTCCGTATCGGCGTCCGCGTACCCCGAGGCGACGAGTTCGGTCACATCGAACAGCCGCTGGTCCACCCGGCCCCGGGAGATCTCGCCGACGGCGTCGATCGGCACCGCGTACTCGTGACCTCCGGCCCGGAAGCGGGTGAAGCCCATGCCCTCACGGCCGTCTCCCGGCACGATCGAGCTGATCTGTACGCCGTCCCCATGGCCGGTGTACGTCACCACATCGCCGGTCAGCAGGGTGACGGTGCTGCTGCCGCCGGCCGTCGCCGGGTATGCGGACGGTACGGCGAAGGCGGGTGCGTTGTCGGCGGCAGCGGGCAGTGTTCCACCGGCAAGGGCGGCGGCAAGCGCGGTGGCACAGGCCGCCGCCCATCTGGTCCGTCTCATTCTCACCTCGTGAACTCGTGTGTTCTCAGGGGGTGGTGAGGTGAGAGTGTCAGGAGCATGGCGGCTTGGGGGTGGGCCGGGGCTGGCGGGAAGCTGCCATGGCAGCTATACGCCGCATGCGTCGACGGCCACCCCGAACGGCCTTGACCGGCCGCGCGGTTGGGATCAGCGGTACCAGCCGAACCGCTCGGCCATCACCGGCAGCCGGTCGGCGACGATGGCGTGGGCGGCGGCCCGCGGGGTGCAGCTGTCGGCCTCCGCTCGGGCCAGCATCAGGTCGATCAGGGCCCGCATGGCGCGGCGGGTGTGCCCGAACGCCTCGTCGGCGTCCGCGCCGATGTCACCGAACAGGGTCCACCACCACCAGGCGTTCGTACCGGAGTTGACGACCACATCCGGCAACACCGTGATCCCGCGTGCCGCAAGCAGCTCCTCGGCCTCCGCGAGCACCGGCATGTTCGCCGCCTCGACGACCCAGCGGGCCCGGATCCGGTACTGGTTGACGGCATCGATCGCGTACGAGACGGCCGCGGGCACCAGAATCTCGGCCTCCTGCTCCAGCCAGGCGTCCGGGGGCAGCTCCTGGTCACCGTCCCGGAGCGCGCCGCGGTCGACCGTCCCGTACCCGTCCCTGGCGGCCAGCAGCGCCTCGACGTCCAGGCCGGCCGGATTGGCGATCGTGCCCTTGACGTCGGCCACGGCGACCACCGTCAGCCCGGCCTGCGCCAGGAACCGTGCCGTCGCCCCGCCCATGGTGCCGAGACCCTGTACGGAGACCCTTGCCCCCCGGTACGGGACGCCTGCCCGGTCCAGCGCCGCGAGCGCCGACTCGGCGACCCCGCAGCCGCCGACCAGTTCGTCGAGCCCGATGCCGTCCACCTCGACGGCGAACGCGTCAGCCAGCCGCTGCCGGGCCGCCGCCTCGTCGTCGAGCAGCGGATAGACGGCCTGGACCGAGGAGACCAGCCCTGCCTCGGTCGCTGCCCGGTCCACGATGTCCTGGGTGAGTCCCAGGTCCTCGCCCGTCGTCCACATGTTCTCGACGTACGGGCGTACGGCCCGCAGATAGCGCACCAGAACGCCGTACGCCTCCGGGTCGCGCGGGTCGCAGTCGATGCCGCCCTTCGCGCCGCCGAGCGGTATGTAGCGGGCCCCCGTGTCATCGGCGTCGAAGTGCAGGGCCTCCTTCATGGTCATCCCGCGGGCCAGCCCCGCCACCTCGTCCAGGGTGCAGCCCGCCCGCATCCGCAGCCCGCCGCTGGACACACCGCGCACCAGCCGGTCCACGACCAGATGTCCCTGGCGGCCGGTGACGTGGTCGGTCCAGGTGAGTGAGATGAGCGGGGCGGTAGGGCGGGACACCGGAGGTGTCGTCATCGGGGGGTCTCCTCGGTCACGGTCGGTGATCACGGTCGGTGCGGGGGGTGGTCAGGGCCGGGGACAGGGCGCGCGAGCGCTACGGCCTGCCGGTGCGGGGACGCGGCCTCCGCGCCGGCCGGCGCCAGGTCTCGAACGCGCTGGTGAGCCTGTGCGCCGCTCAGGCCGGGAGGAACGGCCTCGCCGCCGCTCGACGACGTACTTCGCGGCTTCTCGGGCATGCCGTCTCCCTCCCGCTGCTTCCCGATACTGAATCGCCGGTCAGTATCGGGAGGCGGGAGCACCCCTGTCAATGGCGGCCACTGCTGAATCGTCGTTCAGTGGCCGGACCGCATCGGTCGGTGGTTCGCGGGGAGAACCCGGCCGAATGCGGAATCCTGTGACGGGCATGAACGTTGGATTCGGCATGACGGGAATCGATGCACCGCAGGACGCGCTGCCCGGGCAGCCGGGGCTCCTCGGGCTGCTGGCGCAGGAGAGCGGTGGCGTGCTGGTGACGCTCAAGCGGGACGGCAGGCCCCAGCTGTCCAACGTCAATCACTTCTACTACCCCGACGAGGGCATCGTCCGCGTCTCGATCACCGAGGACCGGGCGAAGACGAAGAACCTCCGTCGCGACCCCCGCGCGAGCTACCACGTCACGAGCGCGGACCGCTGGGCGTGGACGGTGGTGGACGGCACGGCCGAGCTGACCTCGGTCGCGGCCGACCCGCACGACGCGACGGTGGAGGAGCTGATCACGCTCTACCGCGACGTCCAGGGCGAACACCCCGACTGGGACGACTACCGCGCCGCGATGGTCCGGGACCGCCGTGTCGTGCTGCGGCTGCACGTCGAGCACGCGTACGGGCAGCCGCGTGGCTGACGGAGCCGCGCCCGGTGGCCGGTCCTTCGGCCGTTCCGCTCTCGCACTGTCATACCCCCGCCCATAATGAGATGACACCGACTCCCTCAGGAGATGTTGTGACCGGCGCTGACCCCTTGCCTCCGCTCCGCACCC
This sequence is a window from Streptomyces sp. NBC_01217. Protein-coding genes within it:
- a CDS encoding Glu/Leu/Phe/Val dehydrogenase dimerization domain-containing protein, translating into MTTPPVSRPTAPLISLTWTDHVTGRQGHLVVDRLVRGVSSGGLRMRAGCTLDEVAGLARGMTMKEALHFDADDTGARYIPLGGAKGGIDCDPRDPEAYGVLVRYLRAVRPYVENMWTTGEDLGLTQDIVDRAATEAGLVSSVQAVYPLLDDEAAARQRLADAFAVEVDGIGLDELVGGCGVAESALAALDRAGVPYRGARVSVQGLGTMGGATARFLAQAGLTVVAVADVKGTIANPAGLDVEALLAARDGYGTVDRGALRDGDQELPPDAWLEQEAEILVPAAVSYAIDAVNQYRIRARWVVEAANMPVLAEAEELLAARGITVLPDVVVNSGTNAWWWWTLFGDIGADADEAFGHTRRAMRALIDLMLARAEADSCTPRAAAHAIVADRLPVMAERFGWYR
- a CDS encoding PPOX class F420-dependent oxidoreductase, whose amino-acid sequence is MTGIDAPQDALPGQPGLLGLLAQESGGVLVTLKRDGRPQLSNVNHFYYPDEGIVRVSITEDRAKTKNLRRDPRASYHVTSADRWAWTVVDGTAELTSVAADPHDATVEELITLYRDVQGEHPDWDDYRAAMVRDRRVVLRLHVEHAYGQPRG